A single region of the Gopherus evgoodei ecotype Sinaloan lineage chromosome 3, rGopEvg1_v1.p, whole genome shotgun sequence genome encodes:
- the LOC115649039 gene encoding putative deoxyribonuclease tatdn3-A isoform X1 translates to MITPSLFVNLFGLFLMSATSSMGDHSLCLQGMNLDINDVIEKSRKAGVQAFVSVTEQQSEFEEVIDLAERYPESVMACFGIHPIQGSADGHRSVTVQDLEPALPFFEKHKDKLVAIGEIGLDFTPWFVSTSQQREEQQKVFALQLDIAKQLDLPVNVHSRSAGRQAIAFLKEQGIQNALLHNFAGRPSVALEGVQAGFCFSFPPAVTRNDQRAKLIRQIPLENICLETDSPSLGPKKEERNELEQIRISCQYIAAVKGLSVETVCEVTTHNALKLFPKVHQRLKQQ, encoded by the exons ATGATTACACCTAGCCTTTTTGTTAATCTTTTTGGTCTGTTTCTCATGTCTGCTACATCCTCTATGGGGGACCACAGTCTGTGCTTGCAGGGGATGAACTTG GACATAAATGATGTGATTGAAAAATCAAGAAAG GCTGGAGTTCAAGCTTTTGTTTCCGTTACAGAGCAGCAAAGTGAATTTGAGGAGGTTATTGATCTAGCAGAAAG GTATCCAGAGTCTGTCATGGCATGTTTTGGGATTCATCCGATTCAGGGCAGTGCAGATGGACATCGCAGTGTTACTGTTCAG GACTTGGAACCTGCCCTTCCATTCTTTGAGAAGCACAAAGATAAGCTGGTGGCTATTGGAGAG ATCGGTCTAGACTTCACTCCATGGTTTGTGTCCACATCCCAGCAACGTGAGGAGCAGCAAAAGGTCTTTGCATTACAGCTGGATATAGCTAAACAACTAGACCTGCCAGT AAACGTTCATTCTCGTTCGGCTGGGAGACAAGCTATTGCTTTTCTTAAGGAGCAGG GTATTCAGAACGCACTGCTTCATAACTTTGCTGGCAGACCCTCTGTTGCCCTGGAAGGAGTACAAGctggcttttgtttttcttttcctccagCTGTCACAAGGAATGATCAG CGAGCAAAGTTAATAAGACAGATTCCACTAGAGAACATTTGCCTGGAGACCGACTCACCCTCTCTTGGCCCAAAGAAAGAG GAGAGAAATGAACTAGAGCAGATCAGGATTTCTTGTCAGTACATTGCTGCAGTGAAAGGCCTATCAGTAGAAACAGTCTGTGAAGTAACAACACATAATGCCCTGAAGCtgttccccaaagttcaccagcggttgaaacaacaataa
- the LOC115649039 gene encoding putative deoxyribonuclease tatdn3-A isoform X2 has translation MQKGWFIDCHCHLTAEEFRQDINDVIEKSRKAGVQAFVSVTEQQSEFEEVIDLAERYPESVMACFGIHPIQGSADGHRSVTVQDLEPALPFFEKHKDKLVAIGEIGLDFTPWFVSTSQQREEQQKVFALQLDIAKQLDLPVLCFVMNRNVHSRSAGRQAIAFLKEQGIQNALLHNFAGRPSVALEGVQAGFCFSFPPAVTRNDQRAKLIRQIPLENICLETDSPSLGPKKEVQASPTTEAPYGTQTKGTGGPVCSPIKIHFVLGESALN, from the exons ATGCAGAAGGGCTGGTTCATCGATTGCCACTGCCACCTCACAGCCGAGGAGTTCAGGCAG GACATAAATGATGTGATTGAAAAATCAAGAAAG GCTGGAGTTCAAGCTTTTGTTTCCGTTACAGAGCAGCAAAGTGAATTTGAGGAGGTTATTGATCTAGCAGAAAG GTATCCAGAGTCTGTCATGGCATGTTTTGGGATTCATCCGATTCAGGGCAGTGCAGATGGACATCGCAGTGTTACTGTTCAG GACTTGGAACCTGCCCTTCCATTCTTTGAGAAGCACAAAGATAAGCTGGTGGCTATTGGAGAG ATCGGTCTAGACTTCACTCCATGGTTTGTGTCCACATCCCAGCAACGTGAGGAGCAGCAAAAGGTCTTTGCATTACAGCTGGATATAGCTAAACAACTAGACCTGCCAGT TTTGTGTTTTGTAATGAACAGAAACGTTCATTCTCGTTCGGCTGGGAGACAAGCTATTGCTTTTCTTAAGGAGCAGG GTATTCAGAACGCACTGCTTCATAACTTTGCTGGCAGACCCTCTGTTGCCCTGGAAGGAGTACAAGctggcttttgtttttcttttcctccagCTGTCACAAGGAATGATCAG CGAGCAAAGTTAATAAGACAGATTCCACTAGAGAACATTTGCCTGGAGACCGACTCACCCTCTCTTGGCCCAAAGAAAGAGGTACA AGCCTCACCCACAACTGAAGCACCATATGGGACACAGACAAAAGGAACAGGAGGACCCGTGTGTTCCCCCATCAAAATCCACTTTGTCCTTGGAGAAAGTGCCCTGAACTAA
- the SPATA45 gene encoding spermatogenesis-associated protein 45 → MGDAEKKRLIELNMTRESLCMVEGKSDSTWLRPQRRHFPQSNRSSLESYREKEPELDTGRSSWTALTPLHHKERRHFPERRFLLSHCLRLPLTKPQTLLSCMPPDC, encoded by the exons ATGGGCGACGCAGAGAAAAAGCGCCTGATTGAACTGAACATGACAAGAGAATCCTTGTGTATggtggaaggaaaaagtgacTCAACCTGGCTCAGACCTCAGAGGAGACACTTCCCTCAAAGTAATCGAAGTTCACTAGAGAGCTACAGAGAAAAAGAGCCTGAGCTCGACACTGGCAGGAGCTCCTGGACAGCACTCACTCCTCTTCACCACAAGGAGAGGAGGCACTTTCCAGAAAGAA GATTCCTTCTGAGCCATTGCCTTCGCTTACCCCTCACTAAGCCCCAGACACTGCTGTCATGCATGCCACCAGATTGCTGA